In a genomic window of Rhododendron vialii isolate Sample 1 chromosome 12a, ASM3025357v1:
- the LOC131310965 gene encoding glutathione S-transferase U17-like, which translates to MASVRLIGGRASPFVNRVQIALNLKSIDYEFLQEKFGSKSELLLKSNPIHKKIPVLIHEDRAICESLIIVQYIDETWTSGPSILPSDSYDRATAQFWAAYIDEKCTPNLRALRAAKGEEEKSEASNRLFEMWILLEEVLVKRSEGGKGFFGGDKIGYVDIALGCSLGWLKAMEKLLGVKLLNAEKTPELVRWAERFCADDAVKGVIPETEELLEFSKNFIPKVLVS; encoded by the exons ATGGCCAGTGTAAGGCTTATAGGAGGGCGTGCAAGCCCATTTGTGAACCGGGTTCAAATTGCTCTCAACTTAAAATCGATTGACTATGAGTTCTTGCAAGAGAAATTTGGTTCCAAAAGCGAGCTTCTCCTCAAATCGAACCCGATTCACAAAAAAATACCGGTTCTTATTCACGAAGACAGAGCTATTTGCGAGTCCCTCATCATTGTTCAGTACATCGACgagacatggacgtcaggacCTTCTATTTTGCCTTCTGATTCCTATGATCGTGCTACTGCACAATTCTGGGCGGCCTATATTGACGAGAAG TGTACACCAAACTTGAGGGCTCTTCGAGCGGcgaaaggagaagaagagaaatcGGAAGCGTCAAATCGGCTTTTCGAAATGTGGATCTTGTTAGAAGAAGTTCTTGTCAAGCGCAGTGAAGGGGGAAAAGGCTTCTTTGGTGGCGACAAAATCGGGTACGTTGACATAGCACTTGGGTGTTCCTTGGGGTGGCTGAAGGCGATGGAGAAGCTATTGGGTGTGAAGCTGCTCAACGCTGAAAAGACGCCGGAGCTAGTGCGGTGGGCCGAGAGGTTCTGTGCAGATGATGCAGTGAAGGGTGTTATTCCAGAAACTGAGGAGCTTTTAGAATTCTCCAAGAATTTTATACCAAAAGTCTTAGTCTCCTAA